One window of Caldisericum exile AZM16c01 genomic DNA carries:
- a CDS encoding (2Fe-2S)-binding protein, which produces MDKKNIIICRCEDVTYEDIIEAYKEGYRDIESLRRHLKVGTGPCQGKTCIPLLQRILFELNKEFPNNITVRPPETPIPFGIFVKERKDEKL; this is translated from the coding sequence ATGGATAAGAAAAACATAATTATCTGTAGGTGTGAAGATGTTACATACGAGGATATTATTGAAGCATATAAGGAAGGTTACAGAGATATAGAATCCTTAAGAAGGCACCTAAAAGTGGGAACTGGTCCTTGTCAAGGGAAGACGTGCATACCGCTTCTTCAGAGGATATTATTTGAATTAAACAAAGAGTTTCCTAATAATATAACAGTTCGTCCACCAGAAACGCCAATACCTTTCGGAATCTTTGTAAAGGAGAGGAAAGATGAAAAACTATGA
- a CDS encoding 4Fe-4S binding protein, whose product MSDYLRTGFITKEDIIKDFPKPEQISKHPVAISECVQEIPCNPCVSSCPTGAISMENIKDPPKIDYNLCIGCGKCVMVCPGLALFLVHKTSSEYEITLPYEMLPLPKAGDSVYLLNREGIRVGIGIVKKVLKVEKDTQSSIITVSFEEDDLIYEVRNIEVIHG is encoded by the coding sequence ATGAGTGATTACCTTAGAACAGGCTTTATTACAAAAGAGGATATAATTAAAGATTTTCCAAAGCCTGAGCAAATTTCAAAACATCCTGTTGCTATAAGCGAATGCGTACAGGAAATTCCGTGTAATCCCTGTGTTTCCTCGTGCCCAACGGGTGCAATTTCAATGGAGAATATCAAAGATCCTCCAAAAATAGATTATAACCTTTGTATAGGATGTGGCAAATGTGTTATGGTGTGTCCTGGTCTTGCGCTTTTTCTTGTTCATAAAACCAGTTCAGAGTATGAGATTACATTACCATATGAAATGCTTCCTCTTCCAAAGGCAGGTGATTCAGTTTACCTGTTAAATAGAGAAGGCATAAGAGTTGGAATTGGTATTGTAAAAAAAGTTTTAAAGGTGGAAAAAGATACACAGTCATCGATAATAACAGTTTCGTTTGAAGAAGACGATCTTATTTATGAAGTAAGAAACATTGAGGTTATCCATGGATAA